The genomic region GGCCcctccgattttttttattttaactgctATATgtctttcaaatatatataaaatgcaaacaaatctaCTTATCTGAAAGCAGACTAACGGGACAATCTAGGATTTTATCTATCTAAAATAGGTCATTTCATTTAACCTTtttatgtataaacatttaGTGAGTTTGTCTTTAACgatacaaatattcaatgagAAATGCAGAggtttaaagcaaaatgttttcCGATGCGGGGTCGTGCGCGCACATGTCAGAGTATTCTggaaatgatatttaataaataaacattttatcgTCTCAATTTCCTATTTACACATGTCGCAAAGATATTTCtattattcaatttcaatatgTCTTCCATGACATCAAAGATGCCATGAAGACATtcagatatatcatttttgaatCGGAATTAGACTATGTCCCAAGCTGTCATGCGAGGaaaaaaactgaacaaaaaCGGATCCAACCTCTTAGATCTCCAACGCCGTCATCGTTGCTATCCTTGAAGGACCTGGGGTAGACCTGGTATATGATGGTTTTCTGCCACCATTCCAGTGGCGCTGGTGGCGGCGGTGGTGTTGGGCCTCTCACATCCGGTGAGAGGAACGTGACGCAGACGACAGCTGCTATCCCACCGATAAGACACACAAACAATATACCAGTACAGATCGGCCTCTGACAACAACCGACCTTTGGTTTGATGGCTTTGTCCATGCCCtctattatttgtaaaactatttaaagagtATCACTAAAATCTTGCATTAGATTCAAATAACAAGGAACAAAATGAAGTATGAAAAAGTTATTCCATGTTTAATTCCAGGCGAAGAACAATCGAATGCTTCTCTCGAATTGCAAAGAACGCCgatttttccaatttatttcaattatttttcagCTTTTAATTTCTATTAGAACCTTTGATAGAGATCTTTGATGATCAAATAACAGCGATTTAGTACTTTCATTCACAGAAAAGACGTGTTGttcttttatatacatacatttatctATCCGTATTTACTTATTCGCTAGGCGGGAGATAAGATGGCCGGGATTTTTAACGTTAATTCCTTGGTTTCTATGCAAAAACTTTAAGATCAGCATAGGGGTGGATTTACTCTCGTAATAAGTGTGGTGATAAGAAAAAGCGTTTAAAGTGTTAAAATGGGATGTTAATGTCCAATGGTAAATAATATGACTTGCCTTAGTAATTGGGTGAGTTTGCTTTGACAGAGAATCAAGCTCCAATTATCGAAACTTCTTGATATTAATCAGATTTGTAGCTTATTTAATTTATCCATTTATCTAACTTAACCTTGATTTTTCGAAATAAAAAGTAGGTAATCGTGATTATCACaaaaaaagttcatttaaaGTCTAAAAACACTTCAGATTGTTATTATAACACAAAATTgtactaaaacaaaaatagtgagcttagctaaagctgcattctcacagattgaacgttttgacaacttctttatttttttgtcttggaacgagccaatttacgCCAGTGATAActgtgatataaaactgctgacaaaagatcagatcgcagattttcttatttatataaaaaaagatgttttatgcatttttcttaaatcgttagtaactcttttagccataaaacaataattttcgaacgggaatatgaaaatctgcaatctgatcttttgtcagcagtcttatatcactggtttgcagatatttacgcacaaCTGGctcattacaaaacaaaaaataaaaaaagttgtcaaaacggtctaTCTgagggagtgcagctttaatcctgtaaaaaatgatttaagatgaTTCGAGAAACTAGGACCAGATCATTGAGAAACTAGGACCAGATCATTGAGAAACTAGGACCAGATCATTGAGAAACTAGGACCAGATCATTGAGAAACTAAGACCATATCATTGAGAAACTAGGACCAGATCATTGAGAAACTAAGACCAGATCATTGAGATCATTGAGAAACTAGGACCAGATCATTGAGAAACTAGGACCAAATCATTGAGAAACTAGGACCAGATCATTGAGAAACTAAGTCCAGATCATTGAGAAACTAGGACCAGATCATTGGCGGGGCAAACGAGTAATgcaataattcaaaaaaaaaaaaaaataccgtatttttttctgattttcttTACTGTTCAATGCTATCAAGTTTGAAGTTTTTAACAGTACACACAATATTTCTAAAGTTCAAAATATTGGATAGCCTAAGATCattatgaacatgtttacgtgtataaaatgatttcatttaaaaatataatgaaactcGCGATCGTCGCctatttcttgtctatttaatACTTTGTGTACtcagtttatattaaataccATAAAAGCAATCGAATTTTCTACTggtaaattaaaattgttgaagGTGTTTAAATTCACAAGAGCAATAGCTAGGTGTATCGGAAAACATTTTAGATACTTATCTTATTAGTTATTTTCGCAATCCATTCACAAAGTAAAATACCTGTGAATTTTTATATAGTTCGATATCAGAGTGAATTTATGCTATTTCAATACCAACATAACGTACAACTATTACTGTACAGTGTCCTTTAAATGTGTATTAATAAAGGAGTTCGTTCCCTTAGTTACTATAATCAATTGTAAACAACAGGTGTGTTCCACACGTTCGCTTGATTAGTAagtatttctttgttttatttgctttttaaaacatagtttaagtcacgaaaaatgttttcacataaTTCGGACACATTATATCTAATTTGTTTCAGTTAATTTCACACGAAATTTACAATGAATATAATACAGGTAAAGGGAAAACAGTGAATTATGTCAGTTTGTCAGTGTATTGGTAATGTCGGTATTGATTCAATGATTAACGAACTATTTCTTTCGAACATGGTTGTcgcattatattatttataccaTATAAACTTAGAGTTAAGGCAATTGGCTTTTCTATTTTGTAGCTAAAAGGTTTGTGATTTAAAGAGTTTTAACTACTTAATCTTTTTCTAattgttttacatgttatcGCATCGTCTTTACTCCTACGTGGCGTGAATATATTATGTGtatgttgttatttgtttagtACACAAGTGGAACGTTCATCATATACTATATGACGTGTTAGGGTCGTGAAACACTAGACAGCAGTATTATTTCCCAAGTTAAGTGCAATTCGGAAAAttaactatataatatatagaagTTTAGAACACTTATATAGTGGTCTTAAATCTTCGAAGGATGAAAATATGAAGACAAAGTATATTCTTGATTCAACTGGTTCAATTTTCTTAGCCTCTTCATCGCTCATATTCTTTTCTTTCGCGTCATTCGAGGCCCAGTTCTGGCCCGCTGGTAATTCTAATATACATAAAgagtattttttcataaaaacaccTCATTTGCTGGTGAGAGTAAATGTGTTATTTGTTACCAGCTATTTTAATCATAGATCAACTCACAcagctatttttgtttttgtcacaaGATAACGACTACGTTTTAGTGTCTACCTAACCATTCTCATGATTaaattattggtcattttcactccaaacgttgaaaataaatttgaagatCGATGAAGGATGGGAcagaaaatgcatttcttatttcatatcCCCGTTACCCGCTTTCTAAGTCTATGCCGGTACCCAGTCCCCTCTCCAGTGTGTCTTTGCAGCCTAcgtttatacatgtactgttaTACAGTTATATTTAGATTAGTGAATATGTAAGTATACAACAgctaatttaaacaaaaatatttgtggtGGAAAAAGGCCTTGGTTTTCAATGTAAGTTATTTAATTCTCCCTACGAGGCAttccatgtacatgtaccagtaCATATGTGAAGCTTTCTGGCGTCATGGTCATTCAGAcgtattaataattgataacaCACTAAACAAATGCATATTAGCTTTTCCGCAGTGATTTTACACCTTAGCCATTCAATGATTCTGCCTATCGAGATAGTTATACATAACCTGATAAGCCCAGATAAATCACTGTAAGTAGGCATAACAGAAATACCTCGCACGAATTTGAATGTCACATATAGTTATCAAGAGAAACTTAACTAAGTACTATTCAAGCTGCATATGttttagtttcaaacaatgCTCAACTCTGGCATGTTGGACCGGGAACTGACGTGAAGAAAGAATCACACACGTGTTTAGTTAACTTAGCTAGTGTTTCAACAAACGTTTTAACAGACAGAAGGATGGCCTTACCATGTGGAGAAGTAAACAGACAACTGCTTCCGGTCAAACTGATGTATTTCTTCTTTATGGCAGGTTGGTGTTAATTatattgttgattttaattttctttacgTCAATAGTCTATATACGTTATCgaaatgcaaatatttgcattttattatctgaaactattttatattaCTTATCCGAGACGCCCCTCGAACTAAGAAACTTAGGTGTGATCTTTATTTGTCTGTCAAGGTGTAGGTACCCTACTTCCCTTCATCCCGGTATACATGCGCCAACTGGGACTGTCTGCGGAGGAGACTGGAATAATCTACGGGGTCATGCCCTTCGTCGCCTTTTTCGTGCGGCCCCTTATTGGGGTTCTGGCTGACAAGATACAACGCCACAAGGCTGTGCTTATCGTATGTGTGTTACTAACTGGAGTCATGTACGATCTTCTGCTTTTGACACCCGCGAAGCAAACGCTTGATAACTCGGCTCTCGCAATAACGGTCCACATGCAGTGTTCACAAGCCGATTCTTTTATCAGGGATTGTAATTTTGCTGACGATGGTTGTGAGATGGGTTTGAAACAAGCTCTAGTCGCCAATAATCTTACTggtatttcaagaaaatgtgaGTTTCAGTGTTCTGTGAGCAGGATGTCGATTAAGGCAGGCAGCACGTGCTTCACAGCCGATGTTGGGACGTTGAGTGAGGCTACGTGTGATAGTGTTGTGAATACCGGTCATGACGTCATGTTTCAAAGTGACGTTAAGGGTATACTCGATAATGAAATTCATGTGGGAAACAGCTCATATAGCGGCCACACATGCACAGATTATGATCTCAAGAATCTGACTTTCAACGGCACCAATTACTGGCAACTTTTATGTGAATCCGAAACAGTGTTCAACTGCAACTTACACTGTACACCAGAAATCAGCCAGAAATGTATGGGCACTATCAGTAGTGATGACAAACTAAGCGAGACATTTTGGATCTTTTTCGTGATATTTTTGTTCTGCAACATCGTGTTTGCCCCTGTGATCAGTCTTATCGATGCTATAGCATACGATATTCTAGGTGAAAAACGCGGATTGTGGGGCCGTCAACGCCTCTGGGGGACTTTAGGCTTCATCTTCTTTGCCGTCGCTTCAACGTTCATCATGGACGCTATCAGTCAAAAGAGCAACAACGTTGACTATTCAGTCTCATTCTATATTTTTCTGGCTCTAACAATATGTACGTGCGTGGTCGGGTACTTCCTAAAACTGTCGGAGAACATCCACTGTGgacaatttttgaaaaacatcctAGGATTGTTAAAATATCCCAAAGTCGTTGTGTTCCTGATAGCTATGGCATGTTACGGTATTATGAACGGTGTTATCGAAGCATTTCTATTCTGGTATCTCATGATGTTAGGCGCATCCCAAAAAATCCTAGGACTCTGCATTGTATTCCAATGTGGGCCGGAAATAATCATGCTACAATTCGCCGGTAAAATCATCAAGCGTATCGGCCACATATCTTGTCTGCACATCGCCTGTCTTGGCTACGCCATTCGTTTCTTCTGCTACTCCATAATCCCGGGGCCGTGGTACGTACTTCCGGTTGAACTGCTACACTGCCTTACGTTCGCACTCATGTACGCCGCCGCCTCCTCCTACGCCAGCGTGATAACACCAGAAGGGATGTCCGCCACCGTCCAGGGACTTGTCGGCGGGCTACTATACGGATTTGGTATGATATTCGCTTATAAACCATACActatattaatgattttaaggGTACGCTCATGTTTTCgtacaatgcatttttttgtatgacgaaataaagtgtggcaaatcataaggaatgttaaaactaagataccaaaagctggaaacctttagcaaatgttgatgttttctCAAGTATCCTCTTTAAAGACCACACTATCCATTattctttggcgtttacccagtgccattaaaccgggtttatgtttaaacattttgctactgagcttgtttctgtagtttttcgcataaatattaacaacaatattAATCACTTACAGCTttattatcacgtgatgtaaTCAATGAACTGTAAAAATATCTACctctttcatttttaaagtttcgCTGGCCTTGTGATATCGGGGTCGGTTTTCTTTTTTACTTCACAAaccacaaaaatgaaaaaatatttatactataactgtatttttccGACattttcgatatcatagagtttaataatgatacaattattgtttttagatGCATAACCGAGTTCCTTTAAATCTGTGAACActgattttacaaaaataaacatacatgtacagatCTTGTACGGTGTTctgttaatgcaccagtcaattgtaaccacggcctctccaggtccggggaatagcggggactttgactttcggtcaagccaagcccgggtaagatCCCCGCCTTGCGggaacgaactgctggtaaaatccccgccaaatgctcccgcaccccaggcccattccccgctattttggcgcgaGGACAAGACCAACGCACTCACCGGCACTGCGCGGCCACCTGGacggtaaaaacacggcccatttccccggctatccccggtgtTCCCCCGGATctggtggttacaattgacttttGCATTATATCTTGAAACTAATTCATATAACGGAGCACCTGCCTATCACGTACTTCACGCTCCATATAACAACTTTCAGTCAACGTCttctttttgtatttaattcaaGAAAATGTAGTCTCATTTGATGTTGATAGTTATTGTTAGTTTTACTATGTTTCAATTTAAGGCAAAGGTATCGGAAGTTTGGTGACGGGGCAGTTGTTTGACGCCAGGACGGGCCTCGGGCCGGTGTGGACATTTCGGGTTTATGGTTTTTTTGCCATCGCGGTGCTGCTGGTGTACGGGGCCGTCCATTTCGCCTTTTTCCGGGACGCATCTTCCGACAAGGATATTGTGTCAGATGAACAGGCGGGAAAAGGTATGTGATGGAACAACGTAATAAACTGGCTTCTTTACGTTTTGTCTAAACTGATTTGCCATCGAGGTCAAATTAAGCATATATCATGTTTCATTCATATAATTGAAAAGTTTTTCGATTACTAGTAGTTTAAAGCAATTACAGTGCACACATCGTGaacgtttataaaataaagtagttgttttcaataacaataattGATTCAGTATCCTTGCATGAACAAGCCTTATTTGAGTTCATAGTGTATTCTTTTCATAACAGCTATTTCAGAGGAGAGTGCTGAAGGCGTGGCGGAGAAGCTGTTAGGCGCAGAGGAAGGTGCAGTCTTGGAGCAACGGGACCGGACTGAACCTTGCTGAGGTAGGGGGATGTTGGCGAATTGATAGGGTCGGGGGTTTGGCCAGTCTTGGAGCTGCTGAACCGGACTGAACCCCGCTGAGGTAGGCGGATGTTGGCGAATTGGTAGGGTCGGGGGTTTGGCCAGCTTGGAGCTGTGGGACCTGACTGAGCCCTGCTGAGGTAGGGGGATGTTGGCGAATTAGAAGGGTCGGAGGTTTGCCCAGTCTTGGAGCTGCTGGACCGGACTGAGCCCTGCTGAGATTAAGGGGGAGTTGGTAGGGACGAGGTTGGGTCGGAGCTGCATTACGTAACTGAACCCTGCTGGGGCGGGACAAGGTGCGGAGCAAAGAACTGACAAGAGTGGTGATGAAACTCGTGGCCGAATAGAATCATGCCGAGGACCATGCCGGCTCTTTCTGAATGTTTGTGTTAATGCATATCAATGTGAAGCCAAAATACGACAATATGATCTCAAGATATAACCTCAGTTTTACACATTCCTCCGATCATTCCTTtactatgttattttttaaaaggttttagtGAGACCAAAAATGAACATTACCGACAAGTATTTCAGGTTTTAAAGTGTTCATGTTCCGATTTGTGTTTAAAagccatgttgttgtttattgttgatCCACGACTTATATAGAGTTGATGAATTTCTAAATGAGCTGTCCatgatgggttttttttctgacatttttttataattttaatttgctCAATTGTCATTTTTCCTATATTTGTAAAACtgtgtaaatattgtgttattttCGGCCGTTGATAATAATatcttataattttaaattgcctTCTTATAATATTATAGCATTTTTTGGATTTTCTCTAATTTGGTTATATATTTGCATATGGAGACTTCAACATTTGATTCAACCAAGGGATTCATCTTTAACGTGTTAACATTTAGTTTGTGTTTAATaagtataaaattataattgtttattatgatGATTATCTTTTGTTCTATGACTTATTTTTGGTTCatcattttcagatttttaaCTGAACTGTGCATGGTGGGCATTAATgacgttttatttataattctattttattgatatatattttctgtatttatatGAGCGTTTATACATTAAGGTTTTCTTTGTTATGTGGGGTCCTTGATTATATACAACCGTACATTTGTAAaaatttttttaatgtttttgcgttttgatttgattttcattcggaatatctaaataaatccttacattataattgttCTT from Mya arenaria isolate MELC-2E11 chromosome 3, ASM2691426v1 harbors:
- the LOC128229375 gene encoding major facilitator superfamily domain-containing protein 6-A-like is translated as MALPCGEVNRQLLPVKLMYFFFMAGVGTLLPFIPVYMRQLGLSAEETGIIYGVMPFVAFFVRPLIGVLADKIQRHKAVLIVCVLLTGVMYDLLLLTPAKQTLDNSALAITVHMQCSQADSFIRDCNFADDGCEMGLKQALVANNLTGISRKCEFQCSVSRMSIKAGSTCFTADVGTLSEATCDSVVNTGHDVMFQSDVKGILDNEIHVGNSSYSGHTCTDYDLKNLTFNGTNYWQLLCESETVFNCNLHCTPEISQKCMGTISSDDKLSETFWIFFVIFLFCNIVFAPVISLIDAIAYDILGEKRGLWGRQRLWGTLGFIFFAVASTFIMDAISQKSNNVDYSVSFYIFLALTICTCVVGYFLKLSENIHCGQFLKNILGLLKYPKVVVFLIAMACYGIMNGVIEAFLFWYLMMLGASQKILGLCIVFQCGPEIIMLQFAGKIIKRIGHISCLHIACLGYAIRFFCYSIIPGPWYVLPVELLHCLTFALMYAAASSYASVITPEGMSATVQGLVGGLLYGFGKGIGSLVTGQLFDARTGLGPVWTFRVYGFFAIAVLLVYGAVHFAFFRDASSDKDIVSDEQAGKAISEESAEGVAEKLLGAEEGAVLEQRDRTEPC